Proteins from one Ketobacter alkanivorans genomic window:
- the aroQ gene encoding type II 3-dehydroquinate dehydratase, protein MAKLLVLNGPNLNLLGTREPGIYGTQTLDQIQQHLCTVASTLGHQCDCLQSNREYELIERIHAAMTDGTDFIIINPGALTHTSIALRDALLGVKIPFIEVHLSNVHAREEFRQHSYLSDIAVGVIAGLGPQGYELAMLAASQQLAKQ, encoded by the coding sequence ATGGCGAAATTGCTGGTACTCAACGGGCCGAATTTGAACCTGCTGGGCACTCGGGAGCCCGGCATCTATGGCACCCAGACCCTGGATCAGATCCAGCAGCACCTGTGCACGGTGGCCAGCACCCTGGGGCACCAATGTGACTGCCTGCAAAGCAACCGGGAATACGAACTGATCGAGCGCATCCACGCCGCCATGACCGACGGCACCGATTTCATCATCATCAACCCCGGTGCGCTGACCCACACCAGCATTGCCCTGCGTGACGCCCTGCTGGGAGTCAAAATCCCGTTTATCGAAGTACACCTTTCCAATGTTCACGCCCGCGAAGAATTCCGCCAGCACTCATATCTGTCGGACATCGCCGTGGGCGTGATCGCCGGTTTGGGCCCACAAGGCTACGAACTGGCTATGCTGGCCGCATCTCAACAGCTGGCCAAACAATAA
- a CDS encoding bifunctional diguanylate cyclase/phosphodiesterase, whose translation MSLHRQMVLLITGLLLVLLAGICYLSVRNSRDYLEMQMHSHAQDTATSLGLSIAKPLGEDDLAMVQTMVDAIFDRGDFVEIVIRNPDGDVMIRRTLQAPPHLIPQWFVNWLQINPMPGISEITEGWRRVGDVRVFSDKDAANRNLWVAAKQAFWLFLLVGGISWVVILLIVRAVLTPLRTLEKQAELICNKDFTGQQPLPKTRELKRVVQAINRMTRQLKVLFDEQVAQIEQVRNQAYVDSITGLGNGRFFNAQLQARLDSQEEPFSGVLVRLQIKGMADYNEHYGHDAGNLVLRRIGQIWQQSMEQIDGHCVARVTGTRFAALLPHQTIDAVKTIIDGAMTRIQRLDGLNLGGSNVKLFAGLSACKVGDDSTLLEAQAAAALERAQSYQSGHVEIYDESSHGDALAPSMPGISNWASFLEDVIEKQKVVLHYQPVISCVDQSLMHYEVLARVAVDGKLVTAGHFIPLVERFDMVTRFDRMIIELLIKQLKAQQDGSRVPLAVNLSSHSVREEDFDAWLLATLNHNPEVAPYLIFEVPEITVRTAHGKLRRLAIGLKEHGAKLTIDHFGTTNSSFGYLSGLQLYSIKVDSSYIRDIEDNLDHQFFVQSLVRIAHSRQILLTAEMVELEAQWDLLRRFQLDGAQGFFLGQPQPGKEAA comes from the coding sequence GTGAGTTTACATCGTCAAATGGTTCTGCTGATCACCGGTTTGCTGTTGGTGTTGTTGGCGGGGATTTGTTATCTGAGTGTGCGTAATAGTCGCGACTACCTTGAGATGCAAATGCACAGTCATGCGCAGGATACGGCTACCTCGCTGGGGCTGTCCATCGCCAAGCCGCTGGGGGAGGATGATCTGGCCATGGTGCAAACGATGGTGGATGCCATCTTTGATCGCGGTGATTTTGTCGAAATTGTCATTCGCAACCCCGATGGGGATGTGATGATCCGTCGTACCTTGCAGGCTCCACCGCATTTGATTCCGCAGTGGTTTGTGAACTGGCTTCAGATCAACCCCATGCCGGGTATCAGTGAAATCACCGAAGGCTGGCGTCGCGTGGGGGATGTGAGGGTGTTTTCGGATAAGGATGCTGCCAATCGAAACCTGTGGGTGGCGGCCAAACAAGCCTTTTGGTTGTTCCTGTTGGTTGGCGGCATCAGCTGGGTGGTTATCCTGTTGATTGTGCGAGCCGTACTCACCCCGTTACGCACCCTCGAGAAGCAGGCCGAGCTAATCTGCAACAAGGATTTCACCGGTCAGCAGCCGCTGCCCAAAACCCGCGAACTGAAACGTGTCGTGCAGGCCATAAACCGCATGACGCGCCAACTGAAAGTGCTGTTTGATGAGCAGGTGGCCCAGATCGAACAGGTGCGCAATCAGGCCTATGTGGATTCCATCACCGGGTTGGGTAATGGTCGTTTCTTTAATGCCCAATTGCAGGCTCGCCTGGATTCACAGGAAGAGCCATTCAGCGGCGTGCTGGTGCGGTTGCAAATAAAAGGCATGGCGGATTACAACGAACACTATGGGCACGATGCGGGCAACTTAGTGTTGCGCCGTATCGGTCAGATCTGGCAGCAATCCATGGAACAGATTGATGGCCACTGTGTGGCCCGCGTTACCGGCACCCGGTTTGCGGCGTTGTTGCCCCATCAAACAATTGATGCTGTGAAGACTATTATCGACGGTGCCATGACCAGAATTCAAAGGCTCGACGGTCTTAATCTAGGCGGCTCGAACGTCAAACTGTTCGCCGGGCTCAGCGCCTGCAAAGTAGGGGATGACAGCACCTTGCTGGAAGCCCAGGCTGCAGCCGCATTAGAGCGCGCCCAGAGCTACCAAAGCGGTCATGTTGAGATCTATGACGAGTCCTCCCACGGCGATGCTCTGGCGCCAAGTATGCCGGGCATCAGCAACTGGGCCAGTTTCCTGGAAGATGTGATCGAAAAGCAAAAAGTGGTGCTGCATTATCAGCCAGTGATCTCCTGTGTAGATCAATCCCTGATGCACTACGAAGTGCTGGCTCGAGTGGCCGTGGACGGCAAGCTGGTCACCGCCGGGCACTTTATTCCACTGGTGGAGCGGTTTGACATGGTGACTCGCTTTGATCGCATGATCATCGAACTGCTGATCAAACAATTGAAAGCCCAGCAAGATGGCAGCCGCGTGCCGCTTGCCGTGAACCTCTCCAGTCACAGCGTGCGTGAGGAGGATTTTGATGCCTGGTTACTGGCGACCTTAAACCACAACCCCGAAGTTGCGCCCTACTTGATCTTTGAGGTGCCGGAAATCACCGTGCGTACGGCCCACGGCAAACTGCGCCGCCTTGCCATTGGTTTGAAGGAGCACGGTGCCAAGCTCACTATCGATCATTTTGGAACCACTAATAGCAGCTTCGGGTATTTGAGTGGTTTGCAGCTTTATTCCATCAAGGTGGACAGCTCCTACATCCGCGACATAGAAGACAACCTGGATCACCAGTTCTTTGTACAGTCATTGGTGCGCATCGCCCATAGTCGGCAGATATTGCTTACTGCAGAAATGGTGGAGCTGGAAGCACAATGGGACTTGCTGCGTCGCTTCCAGTTGGACGGTGCACAGGGCTTTTTTCTGGGGCAACCCCAGCCGGGAAAGGAAGCGGCCTGA
- the accB gene encoding acetyl-CoA carboxylase biotin carboxyl carrier protein — protein MDIRKVKKLIELLEESGIDEIEIKEGEESVRISRNANRGAAPQYYAPPPAAPVAAPAPAATAAAPAAAPASNEPDGHKVKSPMVGTFYRSSSPESKPFVEVGQSVKAGDTLCIVEAMKMMNQIEADKSGTVVAILVDNAEPVEFDQPLFVIN, from the coding sequence ATGGATATTCGCAAAGTAAAAAAACTAATCGAGCTACTGGAAGAATCCGGCATCGACGAAATCGAAATAAAAGAAGGTGAAGAATCCGTGCGCATCAGCCGCAACGCCAACCGCGGTGCAGCACCACAATACTACGCGCCACCACCGGCCGCACCCGTTGCCGCCCCTGCTCCCGCTGCAACAGCAGCAGCCCCGGCTGCCGCCCCAGCCAGCAACGAGCCCGATGGCCACAAAGTGAAATCGCCCATGGTGGGCACCTTCTATCGCTCCTCCTCGCCGGAATCCAAACCGTTTGTAGAAGTGGGCCAAAGCGTAAAAGCAGGCGACACCCTGTGCATCGTCGAAGCCATGAAAATGATGAACCAGATCGAAGCAGACAAATCCGGAACCGTGGTAGCGATTCTGGTGGACAACGCCGAGCCGGTTGAATTCGACCAACCTCTCTTCGTCATCAACTAA
- a CDS encoding DUF2333 family protein: protein MGLGVYWSVEPEMWDVERVVEQDAAAQGKQPQVGFATTSTLIRLTDTLINKPNGGYITNDIAPPGIWLDNMPNWEFGVLVQIRDMSRALRKDIARSQSTSREDLDLARAEPQLHFDNKSFWFPSTEGEYETGINYLRAYQARLLDDDATNAQFYARADNLRNWLADVETRLGSLSQKLSASVGKDQINVDLAGDTAARQSTQSPQDMRLKTPFTQIDDVFYEARGASFALIHLLKAIEIDFKEVLEKKNAMVSLRQIVRELESTQENVASPMILNGSGFGLFANHSLVMANYISRANAAIIDLRRLLEQG, encoded by the coding sequence GTGGGCTTGGGAGTTTACTGGAGCGTCGAACCTGAGATGTGGGACGTTGAGCGCGTGGTGGAACAGGATGCGGCGGCACAGGGAAAACAGCCCCAAGTCGGTTTCGCTACCACCTCCACCCTGATCCGATTAACCGACACCCTGATCAACAAACCCAATGGCGGATACATCACCAACGACATCGCACCGCCGGGCATATGGTTGGATAACATGCCCAACTGGGAATTTGGGGTGCTGGTGCAGATACGGGATATGAGCCGGGCGCTGCGCAAAGACATTGCCCGCTCCCAGTCTACATCCCGCGAGGATCTCGATCTGGCCAGGGCTGAGCCGCAGCTGCACTTTGATAATAAAAGCTTCTGGTTTCCCTCAACCGAAGGCGAATACGAAACCGGCATCAACTATTTGAGAGCCTATCAGGCACGTCTGTTGGATGACGATGCCACCAACGCCCAGTTCTATGCTCGCGCCGACAACTTGCGTAATTGGCTGGCAGACGTAGAAACCCGACTCGGCAGCCTGTCGCAAAAACTCAGTGCCAGCGTCGGCAAAGATCAGATCAATGTTGATCTGGCGGGCGATACGGCTGCCCGACAATCCACGCAATCACCCCAGGACATGCGCCTGAAAACGCCATTCACTCAAATCGACGACGTGTTTTACGAAGCCCGTGGCGCGTCATTCGCCTTGATTCACCTCCTAAAAGCCATCGAAATCGACTTTAAGGAAGTGCTGGAGAAGAAAAACGCCATGGTCAGCCTGCGCCAGATCGTGCGTGAGCTGGAATCCACCCAAGAGAACGTTGCCAGCCCCATGATATTGAACGGCTCCGGGTTTGGTTTGTTTGCCAACCACTCACTGGTGATGGCGAACTACATCTCGCGCGCCAACGCGGCGATCATTGATTTGCGTCGCTTGCTAGAGCAGGGTTGA
- the accC gene encoding acetyl-CoA carboxylase biotin carboxylase subunit gives MLEKVLIANRGEIALRVLRACKELGIPTVAVYSTADKELMHIRLADEAVCIGPAKASESYLNIPSIIAAAEISGATAIHPGYGFLAENADFAERVTDSGFIFIGPDADTIRLMGNKVSAIEAMKKAGVPCVPGSDGPLTDDNNAILKMGREIGFPVIIKAASGGGGRGMRVVHSEKDLIKSVALTQAEASAAFGDGTVYMEKFLTTPRHVEIQVLSDGQGNAIYLGDRDCSLQRRHQKVVEEAPAPGIPEALRKEVGERCRQACIDINYRGAGTFEFLYENEAFYFIEMNTRVQVEHPVTEMVTGVDIIKEQLRIAAGEKLSIKQEDVKIVGHSIECRINAENPKTFIPSPGTITHWHAPGGNGVRMDTHIYSGYKVPPNYDSLIGKLITYGENRDIALQRMRNALDEILVEGIQTNIPLHQEVIMQDSGFNKGGVDIHYLEKILGMH, from the coding sequence ATGCTGGAAAAAGTGCTTATCGCCAACCGCGGCGAAATCGCTCTGCGGGTGTTGCGCGCTTGTAAGGAGCTCGGCATCCCCACCGTGGCGGTGTACTCCACTGCCGACAAAGAACTGATGCACATTCGACTGGCGGATGAAGCAGTTTGTATCGGCCCCGCCAAGGCATCCGAAAGCTACCTCAACATACCGTCCATTATCGCGGCCGCCGAAATCAGCGGAGCCACCGCCATCCATCCCGGTTACGGCTTTCTGGCAGAAAACGCTGACTTCGCCGAACGGGTTACCGACAGCGGCTTCATCTTCATCGGCCCCGATGCAGACACCATTCGCCTCATGGGCAACAAAGTGTCCGCCATTGAAGCCATGAAAAAAGCCGGCGTACCCTGCGTACCCGGTTCCGATGGCCCCCTGACTGACGATAACAACGCCATCCTGAAAATGGGCCGCGAAATCGGCTTTCCCGTGATCATCAAAGCGGCCTCCGGCGGCGGTGGTCGCGGCATGCGCGTGGTGCACAGCGAGAAAGACCTGATCAAATCCGTCGCGCTGACCCAGGCCGAAGCCAGTGCCGCGTTTGGCGATGGCACCGTCTACATGGAAAAATTCCTCACGACCCCGCGCCACGTAGAAATCCAGGTGCTGTCTGACGGCCAGGGCAACGCCATCTACCTGGGCGACCGCGACTGTTCCCTGCAGCGTCGCCATCAAAAAGTGGTAGAAGAAGCGCCCGCACCCGGTATCCCGGAAGCGCTGCGCAAAGAAGTGGGCGAGCGCTGTCGCCAGGCTTGCATCGACATCAACTACCGAGGCGCTGGCACCTTCGAATTCCTGTACGAGAACGAAGCGTTCTACTTCATAGAAATGAACACCCGGGTTCAGGTAGAACACCCGGTTACCGAAATGGTCACCGGTGTCGACATCATCAAAGAACAGCTGCGCATCGCAGCCGGGGAAAAGCTCAGCATCAAACAGGAAGACGTTAAAATTGTCGGCCACTCCATCGAGTGTCGCATTAACGCCGAAAACCCCAAGACCTTCATCCCCAGCCCTGGCACCATTACCCACTGGCACGCGCCGGGCGGCAATGGCGTACGCATGGATACCCACATCTACTCTGGGTACAAAGTGCCGCCCAATTACGACTCCCTGATCGGCAAATTGATCACCTATGGCGAAAACCGCGACATTGCCCTGCAACGCATGCGCAATGCCCTGGATGAAATTCTGGTGGAAGGCATCCAGACCAACATCCCCCTGCATCAAGAAGTGATCATGCAGGACAGCGGCTTCAACAAAGGTGGCGTAGACATCCACTATCTGGAGAAAATACTGGGCATGCACTAA
- the dsbD gene encoding protein-disulfide reductase DsbD, with translation MHHCKLMLALLLSWLSIQAFANEEEFLPVNEAFKVSGIEAGNHVHFTFTIADGYYLYKHRFGFETTDGSAGVLGEPVYQQAGEWKDDPIFGNVIVFHSQVDIYVPIKEAPDGFIEIDARYQGCAEKGLCYIPQTYTNMYQIDVNADKPLIEQAAPPAKPSATVSTDLDDPSLTETPLTGPKLSFDQGEAGAGSSKSTDLDSDDALSLENFLSENGLLSILGVFFLIGIGLTFTPCVLPMVPILSGIIVGQGTDLSRSKAAALSITYVLGMAVTYAALGVVAGVTGAKLQVAMQNPTVLFSFAAVFVVLSFSMFGFYELQLPGSVQNRLNNISQQQQGGTYIGVAIIGILSALVVSPCVSAPLAGALLYIGQSGDWLLGGSALLALGLGMGTPLIAIGVTGANILPKAGGWMDNVKGLFGVMLLAVALWLVKHLLPDLLAWVIGGGLFILAGLYLGAFDPLTSPKGKLFRGIGLTVVICGAALILSQFVTAPANSPQSIEARTELPFQRIRSEQALEQALASAKARQQPVMLDYFADWCTACFEMEHETFSKNDVQARLSDHLWLQIDLTNNPEDSQLLKRYKLPGPPAILFFNSSGEELENARIYAYKSKPQFMKHLDDHHIQ, from the coding sequence ATGCACCACTGTAAATTGATGTTAGCCCTGCTGCTGAGCTGGCTGAGTATTCAGGCCTTCGCCAACGAAGAAGAATTCCTGCCGGTGAATGAGGCCTTCAAGGTCAGCGGTATAGAAGCCGGGAATCATGTGCATTTCACCTTCACCATCGCCGACGGCTATTACCTCTATAAACATCGCTTTGGCTTTGAAACCACCGATGGCAGCGCCGGTGTACTGGGAGAGCCGGTGTATCAGCAGGCTGGTGAATGGAAAGATGACCCTATCTTTGGCAACGTGATCGTTTTTCATTCACAAGTAGACATATATGTACCGATCAAAGAAGCCCCGGACGGCTTTATAGAGATCGATGCCCGCTACCAGGGCTGCGCGGAAAAAGGGCTGTGCTACATCCCGCAGACCTATACAAATATGTACCAAATTGATGTCAATGCAGACAAACCGCTGATCGAGCAGGCAGCCCCCCCTGCCAAACCCAGCGCGACAGTAAGTACAGATCTGGACGACCCTAGCCTGACTGAAACACCCTTAACAGGGCCAAAACTCTCCTTCGATCAGGGGGAAGCGGGGGCTGGAAGCTCAAAAAGTACAGATCTGGATTCGGATGATGCCCTGAGCCTGGAAAACTTCCTCTCCGAAAATGGCTTGCTCAGCATTTTAGGTGTGTTCTTTTTGATCGGCATTGGCCTCACCTTCACACCATGCGTACTGCCCATGGTGCCAATCCTCAGCGGCATCATTGTCGGCCAAGGTACAGATCTGTCCCGCAGCAAAGCCGCTGCGCTGTCCATCACCTATGTGTTGGGCATGGCAGTTACCTATGCAGCCCTGGGCGTGGTGGCAGGCGTTACCGGAGCCAAGCTGCAAGTTGCTATGCAAAACCCCACCGTATTGTTCAGTTTCGCCGCAGTCTTTGTGGTGCTGTCGTTTTCAATGTTTGGCTTCTACGAACTGCAACTGCCCGGCTCAGTACAAAATCGCCTTAACAACATCAGCCAGCAACAACAAGGCGGCACGTACATCGGCGTCGCCATTATCGGAATTCTGTCAGCCCTGGTGGTCTCACCCTGCGTATCGGCTCCGCTGGCAGGCGCGTTGCTGTATATAGGCCAGTCAGGCGACTGGCTGCTGGGGGGTAGCGCGTTACTGGCCTTAGGGCTCGGCATGGGCACTCCGCTGATTGCCATCGGCGTCACCGGGGCCAACATACTGCCCAAAGCCGGTGGCTGGATGGACAACGTAAAAGGGCTGTTCGGCGTGATGCTGCTGGCGGTGGCGCTGTGGCTGGTGAAACACCTGTTGCCCGACCTATTAGCCTGGGTTATCGGGGGCGGCCTCTTTATTCTGGCGGGCCTGTATCTGGGTGCATTCGATCCCCTTACCAGCCCCAAAGGCAAACTGTTCCGAGGCATCGGCCTGACCGTTGTCATCTGTGGCGCTGCTCTCATCCTGTCCCAGTTTGTGACGGCACCCGCTAACTCACCCCAGAGCATAGAAGCCCGCACCGAACTGCCATTTCAGCGCATTCGCAGCGAACAGGCGCTGGAGCAAGCATTGGCCAGCGCCAAGGCCCGACAACAACCGGTGATGCTTGATTACTTTGCCGACTGGTGCACCGCCTGTTTTGAAATGGAGCATGAAACCTTCAGCAAGAACGACGTCCAAGCCCGCCTGAGTGATCACCTCTGGCTGCAGATCGACCTCACCAATAACCCCGAAGACAGCCAGCTGCTGAAACGCTACAAACTGCCCGGCCCACCGGCCATTCTGTTCTTTAACAGCAGTGGCGAAGAACTCGAAAATGCCCGCATATACGCCTATAAAAGTAAGCCGCAATTCATGAAACACCTGGATGATCATCATATCCAGTAA
- the prmA gene encoding 50S ribosomal protein L11 methyltransferase: MPWIQVKLQTTGSRSPAIEDLLMGLGAVSVTLEDSKDQPLLEPPLGTTPIWDDTTLTGLFEADADIDLICLALRNELGAELPIKVEALEDKDWVREWMDSFEPIAFGQRLWVCPSWKTPPDQNAVNMMLDPGLAFGTGTHETTALCLRWLDSADVAGKIVVDYGCGSGILAIAAALLGAKTVYCVDNDPQALIATQDNAQRNNVTDKIQVFAPDTMPAIQANIMLANILAGPLMSLSERLAGHTLDAGNIILSGILKDQANDVSDTYSQWFNMDPAAIDGDWVRLTGVKAR; encoded by the coding sequence ATGCCCTGGATTCAAGTCAAACTGCAAACCACCGGAAGCCGATCCCCCGCCATCGAAGATCTACTGATGGGGCTGGGCGCGGTATCGGTCACACTGGAAGACAGCAAAGACCAGCCCCTGCTGGAACCACCCCTGGGCACCACCCCGATTTGGGACGACACCACCCTCACCGGCTTGTTCGAAGCAGACGCCGACATCGACCTGATCTGCCTGGCACTGCGCAACGAATTGGGCGCAGAGCTACCCATCAAAGTAGAAGCCCTGGAAGACAAAGACTGGGTACGCGAATGGATGGACAGCTTTGAGCCCATCGCCTTCGGCCAACGCCTCTGGGTCTGCCCCAGCTGGAAAACACCACCAGACCAAAACGCCGTCAACATGATGCTGGATCCTGGCCTCGCCTTTGGCACCGGCACCCACGAAACCACCGCCCTATGCCTGCGCTGGCTGGACAGTGCAGACGTGGCTGGCAAAATTGTGGTGGACTATGGCTGCGGTTCCGGCATCCTCGCCATCGCCGCTGCACTACTGGGGGCCAAAACCGTGTACTGCGTCGACAACGATCCGCAGGCACTCATCGCCACCCAGGACAACGCCCAGCGCAATAACGTTACCGACAAAATACAGGTATTCGCCCCAGACACCATGCCCGCCATTCAAGCCAACATCATGCTGGCCAATATTCTGGCAGGGCCACTGATGAGCCTCTCGGAACGACTGGCGGGGCACACCCTCGATGCAGGCAACATCATCCTATCCGGCATCCTCAAGGATCAGGCAAACGACGTCAGCGACACCTACAGCCAATGGTTCAACATGGATCCAGCGGCCATCGACGGCGACTGGGTACGCCTGACCGGTGTAAAAGCGCGCTAA
- a CDS encoding DUF3426 domain-containing protein has translation MSENLLTKCPHCGTTFRLTQAQLDIAGGAVRCGACYQVFHAAEHIVKTSVVEEHRTVSLPPDPVEEAFDMKSDEGMDPYDSDDLEMDSPSEEVFSEEYRAKIDQESKLEEFGYQEEKPKKKDKSDESWAEELLKELGDDEDDQMIHDDDDEDEPKSRITSGDHAFSLDEEPASKKKKPKQGNELSDTFVSLGTFAGDDPFAISEIEEDEFGSGDSSDDESWAKAMLDELEEEESPKKPPPSGLSMLIDEPEEEDNSPFAAKELSKDKKEIIERAKQDKHKQKALSKSSSKKPKAELRTDETEDFFRLLEEDRTPTGKHKEPKLTDLDDLEDHEIEAITPENLFADSDEVINQQIRLSALEYGSEEQSEPSGRGALWAVAMIVLILSLGAQYTYFHFDELSRIPALRPIIAQYCPMIGCELASQSDVSRIVGTNLVVRSHPFEKNALVIDVIIKNQAKFEQPYPVVQLNFENINGDPVASRRFTPKEYISDQTIDLNSMPSNTPIHLTLEIEDPGRDAVNYQLLFLPRSDAS, from the coding sequence ATGTCTGAAAATCTGCTCACCAAGTGCCCCCACTGCGGCACCACCTTCAGGTTGACACAGGCGCAACTGGACATCGCCGGCGGTGCTGTGCGCTGCGGCGCCTGCTATCAAGTCTTTCACGCCGCGGAGCACATCGTGAAGACCTCCGTAGTGGAGGAGCATCGCACCGTAAGCCTGCCTCCGGACCCAGTGGAAGAAGCCTTTGACATGAAGTCCGACGAAGGCATGGACCCCTACGATTCAGACGACCTGGAAATGGACAGCCCCAGCGAAGAAGTATTCAGCGAGGAATACCGCGCCAAAATCGACCAGGAATCCAAACTGGAAGAATTCGGCTACCAGGAAGAAAAACCCAAGAAAAAGGACAAAAGCGACGAATCCTGGGCTGAAGAACTGCTCAAAGAACTGGGCGACGACGAAGACGACCAGATGATTCACGATGATGACGACGAAGACGAACCAAAAAGTCGCATCACCAGCGGCGATCACGCCTTCTCTCTTGATGAAGAACCTGCATCCAAAAAGAAAAAACCGAAACAGGGCAACGAGCTGAGCGACACCTTTGTCAGCCTGGGCACCTTTGCCGGTGATGATCCCTTTGCCATCAGCGAAATAGAAGAAGACGAATTTGGCAGCGGCGACTCCTCCGACGATGAATCCTGGGCCAAAGCCATGCTGGATGAACTCGAAGAAGAAGAATCACCCAAAAAGCCGCCGCCATCCGGCCTATCCATGCTGATCGACGAACCAGAAGAAGAAGACAACAGCCCGTTTGCTGCCAAAGAATTGTCCAAGGACAAAAAAGAAATCATCGAGCGAGCAAAACAGGATAAACACAAACAGAAAGCCCTCTCCAAATCGTCCAGCAAAAAGCCAAAAGCCGAGCTGCGCACAGATGAAACCGAGGACTTCTTTCGCCTGCTGGAAGAAGATCGCACCCCGACAGGTAAACACAAAGAGCCCAAGCTGACCGATCTCGACGATCTTGAAGACCACGAGATAGAAGCCATAACCCCCGAAAACCTGTTTGCTGACAGCGACGAGGTCATCAATCAGCAGATTCGGCTAAGTGCACTGGAATACGGCTCAGAAGAACAATCGGAGCCTTCCGGCCGCGGCGCACTTTGGGCTGTAGCCATGATCGTGCTGATTCTCAGCCTCGGCGCCCAATACACATACTTCCATTTTGATGAGCTATCCCGCATTCCCGCCCTGAGGCCCATCATCGCCCAATACTGCCCCATGATCGGCTGTGAACTGGCCTCCCAAAGCGATGTATCGCGTATAGTGGGCACCAATTTAGTGGTGCGATCCCACCCCTTTGAAAAAAACGCACTGGTCATCGACGTCATCATCAAAAACCAGGCGAAGTTTGAACAGCCCTATCCGGTCGTGCAACTCAACTTCGAAAACATCAATGGCGACCCTGTCGCCAGCCGACGCTTCACTCCAAAAGAATACATCAGCGACCAAACCATTGACCTGAACAGCATGCCCAGCAACACCCCCATCCACCTGACTCTGGAAATCGAAGACCCCGGTCGGGACGCGGTCAATTACCAGCTACTGTTCCTGCCCCGCAGCGATGCAAGCTGA
- a CDS encoding transglutaminase-like cysteine peptidase, which translates to MRKRTRPAVLVLLWVVCSAAMAGVLPLEIKGKVHDQYGSLGVERVERWEKLVWDITYHNVPDQLRAVNQFFNQLKFRSDQEHWQQEDYWATPIETLASNGGDCEDFAIAKYFTLRQLGVPAKNMRITYVKALRLNEPHMVLTYYPDSGEPLVLDILVHDMLPASKRNDLEPVYSFNAEGLWKAKTRGEDLRLGDADDISMWRDLRVRLGLGSL; encoded by the coding sequence GTGCGCAAGCGAACAAGACCGGCAGTCCTGGTTCTATTATGGGTGGTCTGCTCCGCAGCGATGGCGGGGGTGCTGCCCCTTGAGATCAAGGGCAAAGTACATGATCAATATGGCTCGCTTGGTGTGGAGCGCGTTGAGCGTTGGGAAAAACTGGTGTGGGATATTACCTATCACAACGTTCCCGATCAGCTGCGGGCGGTTAACCAGTTCTTTAATCAACTTAAATTCCGTAGCGACCAAGAGCACTGGCAGCAGGAGGATTACTGGGCCACCCCCATAGAAACCCTGGCCAGTAACGGTGGTGACTGCGAAGATTTTGCCATTGCCAAATATTTCACCCTGCGCCAACTGGGGGTGCCCGCGAAAAACATGCGCATCACCTACGTTAAAGCCCTGCGCCTCAACGAGCCACATATGGTGCTGACCTATTATCCCGACAGCGGTGAGCCACTGGTGCTGGATATTTTAGTGCACGACATGCTGCCTGCGTCAAAGCGCAATGATCTGGAACCGGTATACAGTTTTAACGCGGAGGGCCTGTGGAAGGCCAAAACCCGTGGGGAAGACCTGCGCCTGGGGGATGCCGATGACATTTCCATGTGGCGAGACTTACGAGTGCGCTTGGGGCTGGGCAGCCTTTAG